One genomic segment of Hevea brasiliensis isolate MT/VB/25A 57/8 chromosome 3, ASM3005281v1, whole genome shotgun sequence includes these proteins:
- the LOC131178360 gene encoding uncharacterized protein LOC131178360 — MVTLNAQEGQLVVRPPFFDVNDFLYWKNRMYYFLKSEGVNLWDVVENGPFTPTKIVDGVHVAKPKGEWIEQEKRRVALNDKAIHVLFCALSRSEYNKVCMKSTIKEIWDALVVTHEGTSQVKENKMDSLIYQYELFKMKSDETISEMKTFTNEELVKKILRSLPKEWLPKVTSIKDSKDLSKVQLDELLRNLIDYEINLKREQVEEPNKAKKTIAFKVSSENSSDEDDEFDEEELALMTRRIRKMLFQNKKFIPKRNFKKDKGESSKRDPPICFECNKLGHIRMDCPKLKKPFKKFKKKALKATWDESNDSEDEEIGDQVAQMCVMAMEESSNEVTLNDDVVEFSHDELVNALKVMNDELELSHERNKLLKSEHASLRKENETSSKVDRPLDRKDKLDKILDSQRSSSIKYGLGYSKFAQAPPSKTIFVKASSSNEPSPQVPSPKVSNPKGQEPKKSCDNETRKTSFHQHAPR, encoded by the exons ATGGTAACCCTCAATGCACAAGAAGGTCAATTGGTGGTAAGACCTCCTTTTTTTGATGTTAATGACTTCTTGTATTGGAAAAATAGGATGTATTATTTCCTTAAATCAGAAGGGGTTAACTTGTGGGATGTTGTAGAAAATGGGCCATTCACTCCAACTAAAATTGTTGATGGTGTGCATGTAGCTAAGCCTAAGGGTGAATGGATTGAGCAAGAGAAAAGAAGAGTGGCTTTAAATGATAAggctattcatgttttatttTGTGCATTAAGTAGAAGTGAATATaataaagtttgtatgaagtctACTATAAAAGAAATTTGGGATGCTTTAGTAGTTACTCATGAGGGTACTAGTCAAGTAAAGGAGAATAAGATGGATTCCCTTATCTACCAATATGAATTGTTTAAGATGAAGTCGGATGAAACCATAAGTGAAAT GAAGACATTCACAAATGAGGAGCTAGTAAAgaagattttaagaagtcttcctAAGGAGTGGCTACCTAAAGTAACTTCAATCAAGGATTCCAAGGACTTGAGCAAGGTACAACTTGATGAGCTCTTAAGAAATCTCATTGATTATGAGATAAACCTCAAAAGAGAGCAAGTGGAGGAACCTAACAAAGCCAAAAAGACCATTGCCTTCAAAGTATCTTCCGAAAACTCAAGTGATGAAGATGATGAATTTGATGAGGAAGAATTGGCTCTAATGACAAGGAGAATAAGGAAGATGCTCTTCCAAAATAAGAAGTTCATCCCAAAGAGGAACTTCAAGAAGGATAAGGGAGAAAGTAGCAAGAGGGATCCTCCCATATGCTTTGAATGCAACAAACTGGGTCACATTAGAATGGATTGTCCCAAATTGAAGAAGCCTTTCAAGAAGTTCAAGAAGAAGGCACTTAAAGCAACATGGGATGAATCAAATGACTCTGAAGATGAGGAGATTGGTGATCAAGTTGCCCAAATGTGTGTCATGGCAATGGAGGAAAGCTCCAATGAGGTAACTTTAAATGATGATGTTGTTGAATTTTCTCATGATGAACTAGTTAATGCGCTTAAAGTTATGAATGATGAACTAGAATTAAGTCATGAGAGAAATAAACTTTTGAAAAGTGAGCATGCTAGTTTAAGGAAGGAGAATGAAACCTCATCTAAAGTTGATAGACCTTTGGATA GAAAGGACAAACTTGATAAAATTTTGGACTCTCAAAGGTCTTCTAGCATCAAGTATGGACTTGGTTATAGTAAATTTGCCCAAGCACCTCCTTCCAAGACTATCTTTGTTAAAGCATCTAGTTCTAATGAGCCTAGTCCCCAAGTGCCTAGTCCAAAGGTGTCTAATCCTAAAGGACAAGAGCCGAAGAAATCTTGTGATAATGAAACTAGaaagacttcatttcatcaacatgcTCCTAGATAA